A stretch of Aspergillus nidulans FGSC A4 chromosome VI DNA encodes these proteins:
- a CDS encoding SSH4 family protein (transcript_id=CADANIAT00009545), producing MADKIYPPPPGPPPGYTEGPPPPYHNWQEAVPDTTEYPPPPISGNYYSNAGNASADDAERAHNFCNSTPLYRPVQPSTVVYNSVQNYNISPVLPAEFRGNISGHHGRWKGSTRNRNSDCVLLTNLPIYFALVDSPFVTERKKTIYYEVKLLGLRTGPTPNDASGLSIGFAAQPYPTWRSPGWERGSLAVFSDDGCRFTNDSFGGKDFTDPFRVGETVGLGMTFELETPVSQPTQKLSVNIFFTRNGQHAGGWDLHEEVDEEAGSVEGLGGEVDLYGAIGLFGGVDFEICYHPGGWLYRPQ from the coding sequence ATGGCAGATAAAATCTACCCGCCACCGCCGGGACCACCTCCCGGCTATACAGAGGGCCCTCCGCCTCCATATCACAACTGGCAGGAGGCAGTTCCTGACACAACGGAATATCCGCCCCCGCCAATATCAGGCAACTACTACTCTAATGCTGGCAATGCCTCTGCCGATGATGCAGAGCGCGCACACAATTTCTGCAACAGCACTCCACTGTATCGACCGGTCCAACCGTCTACTGTTGTATACAACTCTGTTCAAAACTATAATATATCACCGGTCCTGCCGGCAGAGTTCCGCGGGAACATCTCTGGCCATCACGGCCGTTGGAAGGGATCTaccagaaacagaaatagTGATTGCGTCCTGCTAACGAATCTACCGATCTATTTTGCATTGGTAGACTCGCCGTTTGTGACGGAGAGAAAAAAGACTATCTATTATGAAGTCAAACTGCTTGGTCTTCGTACAGGGCCAACACCGAACGATGCTAGCGGGCTATCCATCGGATTCGCGGCGCAACCGTACCCTACCTGGCGATCTCCGGGCTGGGAGAGAGGCAGCCTTGCTGTCTTCTCGGACGACGGATGCCGTTTCACAAATGATTCGTTTGGTGGGAAGGACTTCACGGATCCTTTTAGAGTGGGGGAAACCGTGGGTCTTGGGATGACttttgagctggagaccCCAGTCTCACAGCCTACTCAAAAACTGAGCGTCAACATTTTTTTTACTCGGAATGGCCAGCACGCGGGCGGATGGGATCTGCatgaggaggttgacgaagaagccggTAGCGTTGAGGGCCTGGGGGGTGAAGTCGATTTATACGGGGCCATTGGGTTATTCGGGGGAGTTGATTTTGAGATATGTTATCATCCAGGGGGTTGGCTCTACCGTCCGCAGTGA
- a CDS encoding uncharacterized protein (transcript_id=CADANIAT00009544) codes for MPALIESNSENKRPRRPSFTQQLQRMFHIDKPVDARNDSYEHSRSSNPSVYEGNGTSFASVNHGLSEFKSTSNSRHSHSSANSNATDLHTSQSKHSSLRSFHLEPYPDALNQDNQRFKSTNHIVVQKKDRRATKRLEAERLELEKRLLKLEEAERTGDTSILRRESRKLSKKQPLKSSSRSSSVSDDESRSRPSSRLSSILSSSRRRSRSRCSSVEGVDNHPNGHNESNALPVLSPTLPERLSTAISKELATRKNALLVSPEESSQSLETTTESTSSQPTIRNGEERALAAPSDIQSDLSETSRRKDSHQQADLDRALFTASLTPKNGRPLSGHAVRGQIAYRQLEQPQGDNGQLQMNSRSRSMSRTPLSRSPTDGIVQRQQKTFKSSPLAESQTIDVDEVPSKRATTLTSHDIPDAARPQTLTVAEKATSPENHKVSTLQSSSGISENITINPSLMEARKAQNPMSRMPTSKPTSQSAPSVLLAKPRFYNSLNKVTGAGGGKPKATVTMPPPPRERDSFPTVPPKSPKRTSRAMSQSPDMITNNRPTSSLSNDRSQESESDYNTADEIGSTVSKTSDDCDLQAPVGSRVLKHKSTGSEGAVGISNGKGDPKKMTKKRNLGQLVPKLFVICCRCKFWHDMPSEVYASLTVSDPLSAALDQELAAWERNSLVDRLLQAHSSHESSTEPPSSEAQHRSSRIRVTTEPLPGPVKCCWCEHQISKGCCQGWSTLVQLRQRHH; via the exons ATGCCAGCGCTCATTGAATCGAATAGCGAAAACAAGAGGCCTCGGAGGCCTTCCTTTACGCAGCAATTGCAGCGAATGTTTCATATAGACAAGCCCGTCGAT GCAAGGAATGACAGTTATGAACACTCCCGCTCTTCAAACCCCTCCGTGTACGAGGGAAATGGTACCTCCTTCGCCTCTGTAAACCACGGACTATCTGAGTTTAAATCTACTAGCAACAGTCGTCACTCACATTCATCCGCGAACTCAAATGCTACAGACTTGCACACTTCGCAATCGAAACACTCTTCGCTTCGGTCTTTTCATCTGGAGCCGTATCCAGACGCTCTGAACCAAGATAATCAGAGGTTTAAGTCCACGAATCACATCGTGGTTCAGAAAAAGGATAGACGAGCTACAAAAAGACTGGAAGCAGAGAGACTAGAGCTCGAAAAGCGGTTGCTCAAActcgaagaagccgaacGGACGGGGGACACATCAATACTGAGAAGAGAATCCCGGAAACTCTCAAAGAAGCAGCCCCTCAAGAGTTCAAGTAGGTCATCAAGTGTGAGCGATGATGAGTCGCGATCAAGACCCTCCTCGCGTCTTTCTTCTATCCTCTCAAGTTCAAGACGAAGATCCAGGTCCCGGTGTAGTTCCGTTGAAGGGGTTGATAACCACCCCAATGGCCATAACGAATCGAATGCCCTCCCAGTATTGTCCCCGACGTTGCCTGAGCGCTTAAGCACAGCAATATCGAAAGAGCTGGCTACGAGAAAAAATGCCTTGCTTGTGTCGCCTGAGGAGTCATCACAGTCCCTAGAGACCACAACTGAGTCTACTTCCAGCCAGCCGACTATTCGTAATGGAGAAGAACGCGCCCTCGCAGCACCAAGTGACATACAAAGTGATCTGTCTGAGACTTCGCGTAGAAAAGATTCTCACCAGCAAGCAGATCTAGACCGGGCATTGTTCACCGCGAGTCTAACACCCAAAAATGGACGCCCATTATCAGGACACGCTGTGAGAGGCCAGATTGCATATCGCCAATTGGAGCAGCCTCAAGGCGACAATGGTCAACTGCAGATGAACTCGAGATCCCGCTCGATGTCCAGAACCCCATTATCAAGATCACCCACGGACGGAATCGTACAGAGACAGCAAAAGACATTCAaatcttctcctcttgcGGAATCACAGACAATCGACGTTGACGAAGTGCCTTCAAAAAGGGCAACCACGTTGACAAGCCATGATATCCCCGATGCAGCACGGCCACAGACACTTACCGTCGCCGAAAAAGCGACTAGTCCGGAGAACCATAAGGTTTCCACATTGCAAAGCTCGAGTGGAATCTCTGAAAACATCACAATCAACCCATCGTTGATGGAGGCGAGGAAAGCTCAAAATCCTATGAGCAGAATGCCGACTTCAAAGCCTACTAGTCAGTCAGCTCCATCAGTACTGTTAGCGAAGCCGCGCTTCTATAACTCACTAAACAAAGTGACAGGCGCCGGTGGTGGCAAGCCCAAGGCCACAGTAACGATGCCACCGCCGCCTCGGGAACGCGACTCCTTCCCAACTGTGCCTCCGAAGAGCCCAAAGCGAACTAGCCGGGCAATGTCACAATCTCCGGATATGATAACCAATAACAGGCCAACTAGCAGCCTGTCTAACGATAGGTCGCAGGAATCCGAATCGGACTACAACACCGCAGACGAGATTGGCTCCACAGTATCGAAAACCTCAGACGACTGTGACCTTCAGGCGCCTGTGGGCTCCCGCGTTCTCAAGCACAAGAGTACTGGTTCTGAGGGTGCTGTTGGCATATCGAACGGCAAGGGAGatccgaagaagatgaccaAAAAAAGGAATCTGGGACAACTTGTTCCGAAACTCTTTGTCATTTGTTGTCGGTGCAAGTTTTGGCATGACATGCCATCCGAAGTGTATGCAAGCCTTACTGTTTCTGACCCTTTATCAGCTGCCCTAGACCAAGAACTCGCGGCTTGGGAGCGAAATTCTTTGGTCGATCGGCTCCTGCAGGCTCATTCATCGCATGAATCATCCACTGAGCCGCCGAGCTCTGAGGCCCAGCATAGGTCGTCGCGCATACGCGTAACGACTGAGCCTCTGCCTGGCCCGGTCAAGTGCTGTTGGTGTGAGCATCAGATTAGCAAGGGCTGCTGCCAGGGATGGAGCACTCTAGTTCAACTGCGTCAGAGACACCACTGA
- a CDS encoding Rab family GTPase rabF (transcript_id=CADANIAT00009543): MVRHRGHSNASSASTLPDRNQELESMYDYLAKVILLGPSGAGKLSRAGIASSLIHLAPVGRVLSSQTIGVEFSSRIVKLGTGPRRTRIKLQLWDTAGTERFRSVSRSYYRGAAGAILIYDVASYASFNSLPTFLMDARALTSPYLTVILAGNKTDLTQDDYHEDGMRRPITPSSTSSPQSSLPYDSTAGSFRSSNFGTATRMTATYASHGREVSMEEASQWAARSNIPAVVEVSALTGDGVEELFQRLARIILTKIELGEIDPDDPQSGIQYGDGSPYGHGTSDASSIKSQMTIEDNAVQLHRRNTRRRGGSNWRASMNEWEDVFRAVADAPAYFSLYSDILAVTRPASVSRFHTPYF, from the exons ATGGTGCGTCACCGGGGGCATTCAAATGCTTCATCGGCTTCTACTCTGCCAGACCGGAACCAG GAACTGGAAAGCATGTACGATTATCTAGCAAAGGTCATTCTTTTGGGACCTAGTGGTGCCGGAAA GCTGTCCAGAGCTGGGATAGCCAGCTCGCTAATACACCTTGCGCCTGTAGGGAGAGTGCTATCGTCGCAAACAATCGGAGTCGAGTTCTCATCTAGAATTGTGAAGCTGGGCACCGGGCCCCGACGGACAAGAATTAAATTGCAACTATGGGATACGGCAGGGACGGAGAGGTTTCGATCGGTGTCGAGGTCGTACTATCGCGGAGCTGCAGGTGCTATTCTCATTTATGATGTTGCATCCTACGCATCGTTCAACTCCCTTCCGACCTTTCTGATGGATGCGCGGGCCCTTACATCTCCCTACCTTACTGTCATTCTCGCGGGGAACAAAACAGACCTCACGCAAGACGACTACCATGAGGATGGCATGCGCCGCCCCATCACCCCCTCCAGCACTTCAAGCCCGCAATCTTCACTCCCGTATGACTCCACGGCTGGCTCGTTTCGTTCGAGCAATTTTGGTACTGCAACCAGAATGACGGCCACGTATGCCTCGCATGGTCGCGAAGTCAGTATGGAAGAAGCTTCGCAATGGGCTGCCAGGTCTAATATACCCGCCGTTGTCGAGGTCTCAGCTCTCACGGGGGACGGTGTGGAAGAGCTCTTCCAGCGATTAGCGCGCATCATCCTCACCAAGATTGAACTCGGTGAAATCGATCCCGATGACCCACAAAGCGGTATTCAGTACGGGGACGGCAGTCCCTATGGTCACGGCACGAGCGATGCTTCAAGCATCAAAAGCCAAATGACTATCGAAGACAATGCCGTACAGCTTCATAGAAGGAATACAAGACGACGAGGCGGCAGTAACTGGAGGGCAAGCATGAACGAGTGGGAAGATGTTTTCCGT gctgttgctgatgccCCTGCCTACTTCAGTCTCTACAGCGATATACTGGCTGTTACTCGCCCCGCCTCTGTTTCTCGTTTCCACACACCATACTTTTGA